The proteins below come from a single Rosa rugosa chromosome 2, drRosRugo1.1, whole genome shotgun sequence genomic window:
- the LOC133732939 gene encoding NADH--cytochrome b5 reductase 1-like: MAVLQSHRAEMLSIAVAVVAIGVGTAYYFYVTRKPKGCLDPEKFKEFKLVKRTQLSHNVAKFKFALPTATSVFGLPIGQHISCRGKDSLNEEVIKAYTPTTLDTDVGYFELVIKMYPQGRMSHHFRVMSEGDYLAVKGPKGRFKYQPNQVIAFGMLAGGTGITPMFQVARAIMENPSDRTNVHLIYGNVTYDDILLKEELDNLAINFPNRFNIYYVLNQPPEGWEGGVGFISKEIIQTHCPAPAPDIKILRCGPPPMNKAMAANLDSLGYSSEMQFQF; the protein is encoded by the exons ATGGCTGTGTTACAGAGTCACAGAGCAGAAATGCTAAGCATAGCCGTGGCTGTAGTCGCCATTGGTGTTGGTACGGCCTACTATTTCTACGTCACCAGAAAACCAAAAG GTTGCTTGGATCCTGAGAAATTCAAGGAATTCAAACTTGTTAAACGCACTCAGCTCAGCCATAATGTGGCTAAGTTTAAGTTTGCTCTTCCAACAGCAACATCAGTGTTCGGTCTGCCTATTGGACAGCATATAAGTTGcag AGGAAAAGATAGTCTTAATGAAGAAGTTATCAAAGCATATACCCCAACCACTTTGGATACAGATGTTGGATACTTTGAATTAGTCATAAAG atgtATCCCCAAGGAAGGATGTCTCACCATTTTCGAGTCATGAGTGAAGGTGATTATCTCGCTGTAAAAGGACCTAAG GGTCGATTCAAGTATCAGCCTAACCAAGTTATAGCTTTTGGGATGCTAGCTGGAGGCACTGGCATCACTCCAATGTTCCAG GTTGCTAGAGCCATAATGGAAAATCCCAGTGACAGAACGAATGTACATCTCATATATGGCAATGTCACATATGATGACATTCTATTGAAA GAAGAGCTGGATAATCTAGCCATTAACTTTCCCAATCGTTTCAACATTTATTATGTTTTAAATCAG CCCCCTGAAGGCTGGGAAGGTGGTGTTGGGTTCATATCAAAAGAAATTATTCAGACTCACTGCCCTGCACCAGCACCCGATATTAAG ATTTTAAGATGCGGACCACCACCTATGAACAAGGCTATGGCTGCTAACCTGGACAGTCTTGGATACAGTTCGGAAATGCAGTTCCAGTTTTAA
- the LOC133733320 gene encoding T-complex protein 1 subunit eta-like, whose protein sequence is MASMLQPQIILLKEGTDTSQGKAQLVSNINACTAVADVVRTTLGPRGMDKLIHDDKGNITISNDGATIMKLLDIVHPAAKILVDIAKSQDSEVGDGTTTVVLLAAEFLNEAKPFVEDGVHPQNLIRSYRTASYLAIERIKQLASSIEGKSLEEKKELLANCAATTLSSKLIGGEKEFFAQMVVDAVIAIGDEDRLNMIGIKKVSGGNMRDSFLVNGVAFKKTFSYAGFEQQPKKFLNPKILILNIELELKSEKENAEIRLSDPSQYQSIVDAEWNIIYDKLDKCVQSGAKVVLSRLAIGDLATQYFADRDIFCAGRVAEEDLQRVAAATGGTVQTSINDVIDEVLGTCECFEEKQVGNERFNIFSGCPSGRTATIVLRGGADQFIEEAERSLHDAIMIVRRALKNSTVVPGGGAIDMEISRYLRDKAREIAGRSQFFINSYAKALEVIPRQLCDNAGFDATDMLNKLRQKHSTAEGAPYGVDINSGGIADSYAKFVWEPAVVKINAINAATEAACLVLSVDETVKNPKSESAQGDAAASAMGGRGRGGAAFRGRGRGMRRR, encoded by the exons ATGGCGAGTATGCTG CAACCGCAGATCATACTTCTGAAGGAGGGCACGGACACTTCTCAAGGGAAGGCGCAGCTGGTCAGCAATATCAACGCCTGCACGGCCGTCGCCGACGTCGTCAGGACCACGCTCGGCCCCAGAGGCATGGACAAGCTTATTCACGACGACAAGGGCAATATCACCATCTCCAACGACGGTGCCACCATCATGAAGTTGCTTGATATCGTTCATCCCGCCGCCAAGATCCTCGTCGACATCGCCAAGTCTCAGGACTCTGAG GTTGGTGATGGAACAACTACAGTTGTTCTGCTTGCAGCCGAGTTCTTGAACGAGGCCAAGCCTTTCGTGGAGGATGGGGTGCACCCTCAGAATTTGATCAGGAGTTATCGAACCGCTAGCTATTTG GCGATTGAGAGAATCAAACAACTTGCTTCCAGCATTGAGGGGAAAAGCCTCGAAGAGAAGAAGGAGCTACTAGCTAACTGTGCTGCTACAACACTCTCTTCAAAACTCATTGGGGGAGAAAAGGAGTTCTTTGCACAAATGGTTGTGGATGCCGTCATTGCAATAGGTGATGAGGATCGTCTTAACATGATTGGAATAAAGAAG GTTTCTGGTGGCAACATGCGTGATTCCTTTCTAGTAAATGGCGTTGCCTTTAAGAAGACATTTTCTTATGCCGGTTTTGAACAGCAACCAAAAAAGTTTCTTAATCCGAAGATACTGATACTAAATATTGAATTGGAGCTTAAATCCGAGAAAGAAAATGCTGAGATAAG ATTGTCAGACCCATCCCAGTATCAGTCCATTGTTGATGCTGAATGGAATATTATTTATGACAAGCTGGATAAGTGTGTGCAGAGTGGGGCTAAAGTTGTTCTTTCACGGTTGGCTATTGGTGATCTAGCAACACAG TATTTTGCAGATCGAGATATATTCTGTGCTGGCCGTGTGGCTGAAGAAGATCTGCAAAGGGTAGCTGCTGCAACTGGTGGCACTGTGCAGACATCCATTAATGATGTTATTGATGAG GTCCTTGGAACATGCGAGTGTTTTGAAGAAAAGCAAGTTGGAAATGAGAGGTTTAATATCTTTAGTGGATGTCCATCTGGTAGGACTGCTACAATTGTTCTTCGTGGTGGAGCTGATCAG TTCATTGAAGAAGCTGAGCGTAGTTTACATGATGCGATCATGATTGTTAGAAGGGCTTTAAAGAATTCAACTGTAGTTCCTGGGGGTGGTGCTATAGAT ATGGAGATCAGCCGTTACTTGAGGGACAAAGCGCGTGAAATTGCTGGGAGGTCTCAGTTTTTCATCAACTCATACGCAAAAGCTCTGGAG GTTATCCCACGACAGCTATGTGACAATGCGGGATTCGACGCGACTGATATGCTAAACAAACTAAGACAAAAACACTCGACAG CTGAGGGTGCACCTTATGGAGTTGACATTAACTCTGGAGGAATTGCTGATTCGTATGCTAAATTTGTCTGGGAGCCAGCAGTTGTAAAG ATCAATGCTATAAATGCTGCTACTGAGGCTGCTTGCCTTGTTTTAAGTGTCGACGAGACAGTGAAAAATCCAAAG TCTGAGAGTGCCCAGGGAGATGCTGCTGCTAGTGCCATGGGAGGTAGAGGTCGTGGAGGAGCTGCTTTTCGTGGTCGTGGGCGTGGAATGCGAAGACGATAG